In Aphelocoma coerulescens isolate FSJ_1873_10779 chromosome 3, UR_Acoe_1.0, whole genome shotgun sequence, a single window of DNA contains:
- the ASXL2 gene encoding putative Polycomb group protein ASXL2: MREKGRRKKGRTWAEAARTVLEKYPNTPMSHKEILQVIQKEGLKEISGTSPLACLNAMLHTNSRGEEGIFYKVPGRMGVYTLKKDIPDGLKELSEGSEESSDGQSDSQSSEHSSSSSDGCATKDGKKSRWKRKVSSRLAPTASPQSGCPSPSIPGKGLSSSQKHSKKALKQALKQQQQKQQQQQQQQCRAGMAPGMGPGMALPSNQHVLLKAKAAAAPGKSGWEGKQVDGHSSSPPNSTSSSSPSVKLENSLPGLGKKPFPRSDRLHARQLKRARCAEIDVETPDSILVNTNLRALINKHTFSVLPPECQQRLLLLLPDVDRQVGADGLMKLSSSALNNEFFTSAAQGWKERLSEGEFTPEMQLRIRQEIEKEKKVELWKEHFFESYYGQSSGLSPEESEQLTAQPEAEPARPRSPPAPRREQGTSPSEPRAQPAQGAAARRGAGQEGAEDAQPKAAKPAEASPDRRAARAGDRSGPVRERVHGEALPQEPQSAASQKPEEQRNPGLGKEGPGKETPGAPSKPKSPEAAEGAAKVQSPAVALDRQDKKPLGSQAMEVSVEAHKRKSESREEAPASPEKKPRVAEPCQHHQAFRNQPFPGAGPAVPRVPPLKIPVSRISPMPFPAGQVSPRARFPFSLSSPGRTGARTLADIKARAQQAKAQRAAAAAAAASAGGAVPGPGPGGGRPPGRGGDGRDPGGATQTATGANALELAGTGSGGGSRRFLPHGPGPRSQVESQAEPGAPRHPPGAQLQPGAPVAPRAPGPAAAPAIGNGAGATPGSPHAGTGDWAGTAPPALARGPPAAGNGPSGASGTPGAPTASGGTGSDLAKSKAPSPLVSSLPPAGPGAQAGAVGAPTSTSSAAPSLKSPPGGTLPRVSSSIPANNPLVTQLLQGKSVPLEQILPKPLTKADMKTVPVTPQEEKGAAAPGAAGNGAEAGDRPSSLPPQQLGKIFCKNRPLPHIPRTFPLPSGKAPSPEQHQCHEALSKSTQEQILQTLIKKVQRQNLLPVLQPSQLNLPHSGFPVENSSTSQRFMLGFTGRRTSKPAMSGHYLLNISTYGRGSESLRRGFFLNPEPRLGLSSPADGARAEFGECEEMGGQGSSSEEDADDESSGDEREHISIKEEPWAAQGSGQGEKEQGSHSTSPADPGSLGTKAGKAEAAPAPPAAGPKENAPALDGPALARDLLQAAQEQMAHAMRGKGHSSAELFGRPAPSPDSAQPQPPLLPAPHPPKLPGSAGAQLLGPSYSGTINVSTSPDIGQGSLVTGLSECNQLASSMGNVMSFSVTVTTIPTGQGVNSGGHGQSLPVQPFAEDGGMEDPPSKCYCRLKAMIMCKGCGAFCHDDCIGPSKLCVSCLVVR; this comes from the exons TGTCGTCCCGCCTGGCCCCGACGGCCTCCCCGCAGTCCGGCTGCCCCTCCCCGTCCATCCCAGGCAAGGGCCTCTCCTCCTCCCAGAAGCACAGTAAGAAGGCTCTCAAGCAG gccctgaagcagcagcagcagaagcagcagcagcagcagcagcagcaatgccgGGCGGGAATGGCCCCGGGAATGGGGCCGGGAATGGCGCTGCCCTCCAACCAGCACGTCCTGCTCAAGGCCAaggccgccgccgcgcccgggAAGTCGG GTTGGGAAGGGAAGCAGGTGGATGGACATTCCAGCAGCCCCCCAAACTCCACGTCCAGCTCCTCGCCCTCGGTGAAGCTCGAGAACTCCCTGCCCGGGCTGGGGAAGAAGCCGTTCCCGAGATCCGACAGGCTCCACGCAC GGCAGCTGAAGAGAGCCCGGTGCGCCGAGATCGACGTGGAGACGCCGGACTCGATCCTGGTGAACACCAACCTGCGGGCGCTGATCAACAAGCACACGTTCTCCGTGCTGCCCCCCGAGTGCCAGCAgcgcctgctgctgctgctgcccgacGTCGACAGACAG GTGGGGGCCGATGGGCTGATGAAGCTCAGCAGCTCCGCGCTCAACAATGAGTTCTTCACctcggctgcccagggctggaaggagaggCTGTCGGAAG GAGAGTTTACCCCGGAAATGCAGCTCCGAATCCGGCAAGAAAtcgagaaggaaaagaaggtgGAGCTGTGGAAGGAGCACTTCTTCGAGAGCTACTACGGGCAGAG TTCTGGGCTGAGCCCCGAGGAGTCGGAGCAGCTGACGGCACAGCCCGAGGCagagcccgcccggccccgcagccccccggccCCACGCCGGGAGCAGGGCACGTCCCCGTCGGAGCCCAGAGCACAACCAGCGCAGGGGGCAGCGGCCAGGAGAGGAGCGGGACAGGAGGGCGCAGAGGACGcgcagcccaaggcagccaaGCCCGCCGAGGCCTCCCCGGACCGACGGGCGGCGAGAGCCGGCGaccgctccggccccgtcagaGAGAGAGTCCATGGAGAGGCCCtgccccaggaaccccaaagtGCTGCCAGCCAGAAGccagaggagcagaggaatcccgggctggggaaggaggggccAGGGAAGGAGACTCCGGGTGCCCCCAGCAAACCAAAGAGCCCCGAGGCAGCCGAAGGAGCGGCGAAGGTGCAAAGCCCTGCGGTGGCTCTGGACAGGCAGGACAAGAAGCCCCTTGGGAGCCAGGCCATGGAGGTCAGTGTGGAGGCCCACAAGAGGAAGTCggagagcagggaggaggcTCCAGCCAGCCCCGAGAAGAAGCCGCGTGTGGCAGAGCCCTGCCAGCACCACCAGGCCTTTCGGAACCAGCCCTTtcccggcgcggggccggccGTGCCGCGGGTGCCCCCGCTCAag ATTCCCGTGTCCAGAATCTCCCCGATGCCATTTCCTGCGGGCCAGGTCTCTCCCAGGGCAcgtttccccttctccctcagCAGTCCGGGCAGGACAGGGGCCAGGACCTTGGCCGACATCAAGGCGAGAGCCCAGCAGGCCAAGGCTCAGAGGgcagcagccgccgccgccgccgcctcggccgggggggctgtgccggggcccggcccgggcggGGGGAGACCCCCGGGCAGGGGGGGAGACGGGAGAGACCCCGGCGGAGCCACCCAAACTGCAACTGGAGCAAACGCACTGGAACTGGCAGGAACTGGAAGCGGGGGAGGTTCGAGAAGGTTTCTTCCCCACGGCCCAGGGCCCCGTTCCCAGGTGGAGAGCCAGGCGGAGCCGGGAGCTCCTCGCCATCCTCCTGGAGCACAACTACAGCCAGGGGCCCCCGTggcgccccgagcccccggccccgcggcagCCCCGGCGATAGGGAACGGCGCGGGGGCCACGCCGGGGTCCCCACACGCCGGCACTGGGgactgggcagggacagcccctcctgccctggcccggGGGCCTCCGGCAGCCGGGAATGGACCCAGCGGCGCCAGCGGAACCCCGGGAGCACCCACGGCCTCAGGAGGGACCGGCTCTGACCTTGCCAAAAGCAAAGCTCCTTCCCCTCTGGTGTCCTCCCTGCCACCCGCGGGCCCCGgagcccaggctggagctgtgggcgcacccaccagcacctcctcagcagcGCCCAGCCTTAAATCTCCTCCTGGTGGGACCCTGCCCAGAGTGAGCTCCAGCATTCCTGCCAACAACCCTTTGGTCACCCAGCTGCTCCAAGGCAAGAGCGTCCCTCTGGAGCAGATCCTGCCCAAGCCTCTCACCAAAGCAGACATGAAAACTGTCCCCGTGACTCCTCAGGAAGAGAAGGGGGCAGCAGCTCCCGGTGCAGCGGGGAACGGTGCCGAGGCGGGGGACAGACCATCGAGTTTGCCCCCACAGCAGCTCGGGAAGATCTTCTGCAAGAACAGGCCTCTGCCTCACATTCCAAGGACCTTCCCGCTGCCCTCGGGAAAGGCCCCCAGTCCTGAGCAGCACCAGTGCCATGAGGCGCTGAGCAAATCGACCCAGGAGCAGATCCTGCAGACTCTCATCAAGAAGGTGCAGAGGCAGAACCTGCTGCCCGTCCTTCAGCCCTCGCAGCTGAACCTCCCGCACTCAGGTTTCCCGGTGGAAAACAGCTCCACCAGCCAGAGATTCATGCTGGGCTTCACGGGCAGGAGGACGTCCAAGCCCGCCATGTCTGGGCACTACCTGCTCAACATTTCCACCTACGGCCGCGGCTCAGAGAGTTTGAGGAGAGGCTTCTTCCTGAACCCCGAGCCCCgcctggggctgagcagccccgcCGACGGTGCCAGGGCAGAGTTTGGGGAGTGCGAGGAGATGGgtggccagggcagcagcagcgagGAGGACGCGGATGATGAGAGCTCCGGGGATGAACGGGAGCACATCAGCATCAAAGAGGAGCCATGGGCAGCACAGGGGTCTGGGCAGGgggagaaggagcagggctCACACAGCACCAGCCCTGCGGACCCCGGCTCCCTGGGGACCAAGGCTGGCAAGGCCGAGGCAGCTCCGGCACCGCCGGCAGCCGGCCCCAAGGAGAACGCACCGGCGCTGGACGGCCCCGCGCTGGCCCGGGACCTGCTGCAGGCGGCGCAGGAGCAGATGGCCCACGCCATGAGGGGCAAGGGGCACAGCAGCGCAGAGCTCTTTGGGCGCCCCGCCCCGTCCCCGGACTCGGCGCAGCCGCAGCCTCCGCTGCTCCCTGCCCCGCACCCCCCGAAGCTGCCTGGGAGTGCCGGGGCGCAGCTCCTGGGGCCCAGCTACAGCGGCACAATAAACGTCTCCACCTCGCCCGACATAGGCCAGGGCTCACTCGTGACCGGGCTGTCCGAGTGCAACCAGCTGGCCAGCTCCATGGGCAACGTCATGTCCTTCTCCGTGACCGTCACCACCATTCCCACCGGCCAGGGTGTGAACTCTGGCGGCCACGGGCAGAGCCTCCCGGTGCAGCCGTTCGCCGAGGACGGCGGCATGGAGGATCCCCCTTCCAAATGTTACTGCAGGTTGAAAGCCATGATCATGTGCAAGGGCTGCGGTGCCTTCTGCCATGACGACTGCATCGGCCCCTCCAAGCTCTGTGTCTCCTGCCTCGTCGTGCGGTAA